cttttacgGGTTGGCAAGCTGTCACTTGGGGAGTGCCATAggaatcaatgctggggcctcagctatttgaggaaaggttgaacagggttgggcctatacccattggcgtttagaagaacgagagatgaTCTTagtgaagcatataagatcctgaggggacttgataggaggatgtttccacttgtgggggagactagaactatggGGACAtgatttaagaataagaggtctcccttacaagactgagatgaggattttATTTTCATGTAGAGAGTTGTtcatgtgtggaattctcttcttcagaaaacagtagaggctgggtcgttgatTTTATTCAAGGCTGCGttagattgatttttttttctgataggcaagggagtcgagggttatggggggtgtGGACAGGATAGCCGAGTTAAGATCACacccagattagccatgatcttatagactggcagagcaaactcgagaggccaaatggcctagtcaTACTCCTAAGTCCTTTGTTCCCTTGAACTGCACTTGAGTCCTCAATGAGTCGCATGGGGGGCCCCTGCAGTTGCAGGTCGCAGACCCCAGTTCTAGGAGGTGCAATCTGAtattgcccctcccccacccccatccctcctccatcatctgcctttgatcCTCAGTTGGTGAGTGCACTGAAGCAGCAAGATCTCGTCACCAAACCACCCTGGGCTCTGTCAAGTTGGCTCATCAGAGCCGAGGCATCAGTCGTAATGGCTTGGGGAGTGGTGGAGAATAAGGGTGAGGACAGGATGGGGCGCACTTACAGTTCCCTCCTTTGGAGATGTGGCTCACGAACGCTGGGGCCTATGTTTACTGGCCCCCACGCTGACCCACTAAGTTAAGTGGACCTAACGGTTGAAAGGTCTGAGCCTCAGTGCCTTCATCTCACCTTATCCATATGTCCTTCTATTCctgtctcggctaataaaggaacTCCTGCACCAGTCAAAACCTTCAGGACAGAAAGCATGAGCTAAACGATTATTTTACGTAGCACATTATCACCTGGGATGCGCTGCCTGAAAAGGGTGGTGAAAGCGGCATCGTTCATATCAAGGGAACTGGCTAGACACCTGGAAAGGAAAATAATTGCAACAAGTGGATCAAATTGGAAAAGCTCTTTCCAAAGATTTTAGTCGATGTAAAGACGATATTCCCACTTGTGGGAAACTGGAACGAGAGGCCATCagatagtcactgataaatccaatcgggaattcaggagaaacttctttagccagagcagggttagaatgtggaattcactactgCAGGGAACGGCTGAGGTGAAGAGGTAGACGCATTTAAGAAGGAGATGGATAAACTCACgagtgagaaaggaatagaaggatatgtggataaggtgagatgaagtaggaAGCGGGGGGGATGCTTGTGTGGAGCGTAAACACCTGCATGGACTTTGTTGCATATTTTATATATTTGATTTTCAGATCAATGCAGAGATGGTTTCAAAGTGTGCAGgaaatttatttacagagttttaTACAATTCTTTAAACGGTCTACACCATGCTTACAGCTCAGTATCTAATAGCTTCTCTGTGCCTGTTTACTTTGCTCTAAGtcaacacccaggcttaaccaatcaagcacagagAGCATAGATCAGTTAGACCCACATAATTAAACACAGAATATTTAACACCGCAGACCTGTTGGGCTggaaggcctgtttctgtgttgtaaaatcTATGCcaaataatctctctctctctctctctctctctctcgtctttgtAGCCATGCACACCCCGGGACCAGCGGAGTTATTCATCTCCGGGGCCATTCCTGGTTCTGGGACTTTTCCATcttcatctgccctctcagccTATCAACACCCGGCTTCATTCAGTGGGCGGAGTTTCCCGGTGACGTCATCGCTGACCCTTCAGGATGCCACCTTCAGCCCGAGCTCCAATGGGTTGCTGTCACCTCACGACCCCCTCCTCCACATCAAGTCCTCACAGTCCAGCGTCCCGTCCTCGTTGACCTTTGACCGCCTCGGCAGCGCCGTCCTGGGCACCGGCTTGCCATCTCAGAGCTCGGCCTACCGCACGGCACAGGAGTCGGCCTCCCGGCACCTACAGTCACAGTTCAACCTGCTCTCCTCGCCGCTGGGGCCTTCGGAACAGGCCTCGCAGCTGTACAACACCTCGGTCTTCTCCAGCTCGCCGGCCTCCGGCATCGAGCGAGCCATCCCCCGCCAGGACAGCGTGATTAAGCACTACCAGCGGCCCTCCAGCGCGCAGGCCCAGCTGCCTGCCTCCCATCACTCCTTGCAGCACTACCTGAGCTGCGGAGGGAGCCACAGTTTCCAACAGATGCCGCGGCACTCGACCCTCTCCTGCAGCCCCCTCGGTGACCAGTCCCCGGTGAGCAGCGAGGGCAGCCAGAAGAGTTCCCAGGCACGTGGCGAGCACTCGCAGAGCTACAGACCCATCATTCAGTCGCCGGGCTActcctcgtcctcctcctcctcaaaatCGAAGAGTTACTCGGCTTCGAGGCAGGCCCAAAGGGCCACTGCCACCCCCAAGTGCCAAAGCATCTCCTCCAGCGGCCAGTCCCACAACTTCTCCTCCTCGACGCCCAAGGCCAGCTCGGTGATCTCCAGCCAGCCCCAGGCCTACTCCCCGGGCCAGTCGCAGAGCCTGCTGAGCATGAGCCAGTCGCAGAGCTACAGCGTGACGCAGGCCCAGAACCTGGCCGCCGTCACCCAGTCGCCGGGCTACACTTCCAGCCAGTCCCAGGACCTGACCACCGTGAGCAAGGCCCAGAGCTACTCCAGCGGCCAGTCGCAGGCCCTGCAGACGTGCGTCAGCCAAGCGCAGAACTACTCGCCGGAGCAGCTGCAGGGCCTGTCGTCCGTCGGTTCCATCCAGAGCTACGGTGTCCAGTCGGAGCCCCACTCGTCGGTCACTCAGGGCCAGAGCTACGTCCCCGCTCACTCGCAGGGGATGCCGACCGCCAGCCCGTCTCTCAGCTACGCCACCGGACATTCCCCTGCCTTGAGCTCCCACGGCCAGTCGATCGTTTATTCTTCAGCCAGCCACGTTCAAAGCCTGCCAGAGGCCAGCCCCTCTCAGATAATCCGGCCCCTCCAGTCCCCGACTGGGAGCAGGTCCCAAAGCGTCACCTCCCCGGAACAGTCTCAGAAGTACCTGTCCTCCGTTCTGTCCCCTTCGTTCATACAGTCGTCCCACTCGCAAAGCTTCCAGTCCTCCCAGCCACCGCTGGAGAGAACGCCATCTTACGGCAAGACGAAATCTGACTCGGACTTGCTCTCGTCGGAGAGGACGGAGGACGAGGACTTCCTCATTCAGCACCTGTTGGACTCCCAGAGCCCGCCCCGAGTCTCGACCCAGAGCCTGGTGGAGTGCGAGGACCGGGCCCCCAAGAGCATCGTTTACGAAATGTCCAAGTCCGAAGAGAGGTACCACCTGCAGAGCGTCATCAGGACGAACTCGAGCCTGGACAGTCAGGTTCTGGAGATGTCCTTGCAGGGTCTGAAGGAGAAAAAGAAAGGCGAGAGGCAGAAAGAGTACGGGCACAGCCGCTCTTCCGCAGACGCCTTGGTGACCTCGGTGGTACACTACAGCCATCAGCCCAACAGCATTGACAGCCTGGCTCAAGACATCAAGAAGTCAGTCGATCACCTCCAGACCCCCCACCTGGACGGGTCCAGCAAAGAGATCAACCCGGCCCACTCTTACCTGCAGAAAACGCCGGAGCAGAGCTCCCGGGCCCATCACATGGCGTCCGAGGCCTCCCAGCTGGAGCCGCACAGCATCCTGCAGAACCAGCAGAGCTCGCAGATGATGCTGGACACCTCGCCGGAGATGCAGCTGCCCCTGGCGCACCAAGCCCCCAGCCAGCAGTCCCAGCTGCTGCAGTCGGTGCTGACCCACACCCAGAGCCAGATGCAGGCGCAGCAGAGGAAGGTGCAGACCCCGCTGGACGTGCACATGATGGAATCGCAGCGCCTGCATTCCGAGGCCCAGTCACCccagctgcagatgctggaggtcCACCTGCAGAGCCAGCAGATGCAGGCCCACGTGCGCTCGCAGTCGATGGACGTCCACCCGCACGCGCCACCCATGGACTCGCACCTGCTGGACTCCCACCAGATCCAGGCGGACCCCCAGTCACCTCAGCTGCAGGGGTCGCTCCAGTCCGAGCGCCTGCAGTCCGAGGGCATGGAGGGCCTCCCTCAGCCAGAGAGCATGCAGCCCCAGGAGATGCAGGAGTTCCTGGAGCCTGACCTCCACCTGGAGAGCCACCTTTCCCAGACCGGCCAAgtccagtcccagcagcacctgcTTCCCGAATCCGGCGAGACCTTGCAGCTGGATACCTCGGAGCCTTCCCAACAGGTCTCCCAGCAGCAGATGGAGCCCAAGGACCAGTTCAGCTCGGCCAGCCCCCAGAGCACCAAACAGAGATTTGTCCCCCTCACCTCGATCTGCTTCCCGGACTCGCTCCTGCAGGACGAGGAGCGGAACTTTTTTCCGGGAATGGAGGACATGTTTTGCTCTGCGCCTTGTGGCAACGAGGAGTACAGCAAGCAGCCGTGCGGCGATGAGGGCAACCAGGCGATGGACAGGAGCAACGGCATGAAGTCCAGCTTCGAAATGATGCACTCGAACCAGAGTTTCCAGGGCTACTGCGCCTCAGAGACCGGCAACAGCCAACAGAACGTCCACTTGGACCTCGACTCGGTTGCCATGAAGCCCGAGCTGGAGTCCACCGTTCAGACTGAGCACCTGGGCCTGACTCAGCCGAGCCACGGGCCTACGAGCGCCGATATCAAGTCGCCCCTGACGACCGCGAGCTTCTGCTCCATGAAGACCAAGAAGTTCTTGAAGACCTCCTCCCTGCATCTCCTGAAGAAGAAGGACTCTCCCCCTCAGCCGCCAAAGAAGAACTACGCCCAGGAGTACGAGTTTGAGGACGAGGAGAAAGAGGACGTGCCGGCCGACATCCGGCTGAACAACCGTCGGCTCCCGGATCTGCTCCCCGACCTGATTTCCAGCTGCCGGACCAGGACCAACATCAGTCCGGTCTCCGACATCGACTTCTGCTCTGGCAACAACCTCAACGGGGGCAAGAAGAAAACAAAGCGGGCCTCGAAGCCCAAGGAGAAAGGGCCTCCGAGGCCGAGGGGTCGGCCGAGAATCCGGCCCCTCGAGCCACCTCAAGGTGTGGCCCAAGATGGGCCCAAAAAGAGGGGGCGCGGCAGGGGAAGGggcaagaagattgcagagaGTGAAAACGAGGGCTTTAAAATGGAAAAACAAGTAAAATCCAGCAAGGTAAAGGCACCTTTCACTTATTTCCCTATTTTAAAGGCAGTTTGAACCAGGAGAGTGTGAAATTTCATGTTGAATAGCTTTATTAGAAAAACACAGGACATTTGTTTTTTAGCGTCATAGAGGTCGACAGTAatgaaaaaggcccttcggcccatcaagtctgcgccggtcaaataaGTATCGAACTATTCTAATCCTGTTTtgcagcactaggcccatagccttgtacgccatggcatcgcaagtgcacatccaaatacttcttaaatgttatgaggaacGTAGCCTTTTATGTTCTGGAAgacgttgcctgagagtgtggaggaggcagggggGGTATTCGTGAGGGAATTAGACTGACATCcgaaaagggagaatgtgcagggtgatggggagaaagtggggggggggggggttggtggtggcatGAATTGGTCCTTTGgagagccagcgcagacatgatgggctgaatggcctccttctgtg
The Carcharodon carcharias isolate sCarCar2 chromosome 31, sCarCar2.pri, whole genome shotgun sequence DNA segment above includes these coding regions:
- the LOC121271718 gene encoding proline-rich protein 12-like; amino-acid sequence: MDRNYPASGFGDPLGAGQGWTYDRSPSGVKASLVYGGSRSSHPETDILHRQAYATPHPLQGYATNHHPAGLSGLFETGLHHAGSTTPDASVMNLISALESRAPQPGPSASSLLSQFRTPSWQTAMHTPGPAELFISGAIPGSGTFPSSSALSAYQHPASFSGRSFPVTSSLTLQDATFSPSSNGLLSPHDPLLHIKSSQSSVPSSLTFDRLGSAVLGTGLPSQSSAYRTAQESASRHLQSQFNLLSSPLGPSEQASQLYNTSVFSSSPASGIERAIPRQDSVIKHYQRPSSAQAQLPASHHSLQHYLSCGGSHSFQQMPRHSTLSCSPLGDQSPVSSEGSQKSSQARGEHSQSYRPIIQSPGYSSSSSSSKSKSYSASRQAQRATATPKCQSISSSGQSHNFSSSTPKASSVISSQPQAYSPGQSQSLLSMSQSQSYSVTQAQNLAAVTQSPGYTSSQSQDLTTVSKAQSYSSGQSQALQTCVSQAQNYSPEQLQGLSSVGSIQSYGVQSEPHSSVTQGQSYVPAHSQGMPTASPSLSYATGHSPALSSHGQSIVYSSASHVQSLPEASPSQIIRPLQSPTGSRSQSVTSPEQSQKYLSSVLSPSFIQSSHSQSFQSSQPPLERTPSYGKTKSDSDLLSSERTEDEDFLIQHLLDSQSPPRVSTQSLVECEDRAPKSIVYEMSKSEERYHLQSVIRTNSSLDSQVLEMSLQGLKEKKKGERQKEYGHSRSSADALVTSVVHYSHQPNSIDSLAQDIKKSVDHLQTPHLDGSSKEINPAHSYLQKTPEQSSRAHHMASEASQLEPHSILQNQQSSQMMLDTSPEMQLPLAHQAPSQQSQLLQSVLTHTQSQMQAQQRKVQTPLDVHMMESQRLHSEAQSPQLQMLEVHLQSQQMQAHVRSQSMDVHPHAPPMDSHLLDSHQIQADPQSPQLQGSLQSERLQSEGMEGLPQPESMQPQEMQEFLEPDLHLESHLSQTGQVQSQQHLLPESGETLQLDTSEPSQQVSQQQMEPKDQFSSASPQSTKQRFVPLTSICFPDSLLQDEERNFFPGMEDMFCSAPCGNEEYSKQPCGDEGNQAMDRSNGMKSSFEMMHSNQSFQGYCASETGNSQQNVHLDLDSVAMKPELESTVQTEHLGLTQPSHGPTSADIKSPLTTASFCSMKTKKFLKTSSLHLLKKKDSPPQPPKKNYAQEYEFEDEEKEDVPADIRLNNRRLPDLLPDLISSCRTRTNISPVSDIDFCSGNNLNGGKKKTKRASKPKEKGPPRPRGRPRIRPLEPPQGVAQDGPKKRGRGRGRGKKIAESENEGFKMEKQVKSSKGKVQGSKAGDLLSIEAPESLPTEGVLENSQTQEKIKKKIKEVEEKQPEMKSGFMASFLDFLKSGKRQQLPATTSSPQKGRPSSVINQPSQASFGLAQSMLSGPLDASESDSLMSCTSPCKRFDDDLKKNLETLPSFSSDEEDSVSKNQDLQKSITSAISALYDPMDRKENDGTDNMVVEDKEVSTSPSEASQPEQAAPPSPVLPKEPIPEEEPSPAPESPPQPEEREAPSPVKLAKKQDSVAICGETDEDDEESGGEGAIRKWDEFVIKIDDIKELKLAMQAGSEPPPIWRVQKASLQQFVPEVRDGQRHFSSSSQYIEYPDEVKTDYQRLYVKFLENMDKKDYVRICSKKPWHRPLHLAKKQDSVAISGETDDDDEESGGEGVFRERDEFVVKIDDIKALKLAMQAGREPPPIWRVQKALLQKFTPEIRDGQRQFCATSKYLGYFGHAKNEYQRLYVKFLENVNKKDYVRVCSKKPWHRPQQSLRRQSQTKTTPNRVPVVVKPEPPARPASKPKQRPSKAKAEPPPKKRKKWLKEVASSSESDSTPNQQSEEERIPTGRILNTRAMKEMYKSYIELLVSAALDPAMIETIEANNDELYLPTMRKIDGILTEHKKRVTKRVSLSSSLQEGLQAFPQLVVEDCEADRKDNPASSVKLKVAGAPYNRKTLNQLKKNIPRPQDFQVEAEKLQFYTLFHSLHHYKYHTLLHCKEQTDTLSEVNEDLGQEEIVQQCMRNVVWLEKLFDSFSELLTQVQQQCA